The following proteins come from a genomic window of Elusimicrobiota bacterium:
- a CDS encoding NYN domain-containing protein has translation MHFVVDGYNVIRQSDALAAGSLRDQRERLLRFIEERRPQGSPAHRVTVVFDGRADVSSPRWPGPTRVFFSHGKDADALIKSLVDESASPRDAVVVTDDRAIQRWVRAAGARVCAVADFLAAGAPAPGRRGPGLSAADRDAINDELRDLWKLK, from the coding sequence ATGCACTTCGTCGTGGACGGTTACAACGTGATCCGGCAATCGGACGCGCTCGCGGCCGGCTCCTTGCGGGACCAGCGCGAGCGACTACTGCGCTTTATTGAGGAGCGGCGACCCCAGGGGAGCCCCGCCCACCGCGTCACCGTGGTGTTCGACGGCCGGGCGGACGTGTCTTCCCCGCGTTGGCCGGGTCCCACGCGCGTGTTTTTCTCCCACGGCAAGGACGCCGACGCGCTGATCAAATCGTTGGTGGACGAGTCCGCGTCCCCCCGGGACGCCGTGGTCGTCACCGACGATCGGGCGATCCAGCGTTGGGTGCGGGCGGCGGGCGCGCGGGTCTGTGCCGTCGCCGATTTTTTGGCCGCGGGGGCGCCCGCCCCGGGCCGCCGGGGTCCCGGGCTGTCCGCCGCGGACCGCGACGCCATCAACGACGAACTGAGGGACCTGTGGAAGCTGAAATAG
- the sfsA gene encoding DNA/RNA nuclease SfsA, with protein MVFSSPLARGVLLKRYKRFLADVRLSSGKVITALCPNTGSMKNCSEPGREVALSYHPDPARKHPLTWEMIRMDAGWVGVNTGIPNGLAALAAKYGLIPEFISHTSVRREVRCGVNSRIDLLLEGPPGRLWVEIKSVSLVEGETALFPDAVTERGLKHLEELTRVVEKGDRAAMLFVVQRPDGRVFRPADRIDPAYGAALRRASAAGVEVLVYRAVVSPERIRWGEEVPKDLT; from the coding sequence ATAGTTTTCTCATCGCCCCTGGCGCGGGGGGTGCTCCTCAAGCGGTACAAGCGGTTCCTGGCCGACGTGCGTTTGTCGTCGGGGAAGGTGATCACCGCGCTGTGCCCCAACACCGGAAGCATGAAAAACTGTTCGGAACCCGGCCGGGAGGTGGCGCTCAGTTACCACCCCGACCCCGCGCGGAAACACCCCCTCACCTGGGAGATGATCCGCATGGACGCGGGCTGGGTCGGCGTCAACACCGGGATCCCGAACGGGCTCGCCGCCCTGGCCGCCAAGTACGGCCTCATCCCCGAATTCATCAGCCACACGTCCGTCCGGCGGGAAGTGCGGTGCGGCGTCAACAGCCGCATCGATTTGTTGTTGGAGGGCCCCCCCGGGCGTCTGTGGGTCGAGATCAAGAGCGTCAGTCTGGTGGAGGGCGAGACGGCCCTGTTTCCCGACGCGGTGACGGAACGGGGGCTCAAACATTTGGAGGAGTTGACCCGCGTGGTGGAAAAAGGCGACCGCGCGGCCATGTTGTTTGTCGTTCAGCGGCCCGACGGGCGGGTGTTCCGGCCGGCCGATCGCATCGACCCGGCCTACGGCGCGGCCCTGCGGCGGGCCTCCGCGGCGGGGGTGGAGGTCTTGGTGTACCGCGCCGTGGTCTCGCCCGAGCGGATCCGTTGGGGCGAGGAAGTGCCCAAAGATTTGACGTGA
- a CDS encoding YbaB/EbfC family nucleoid-associated protein, giving the protein MFEKMKQLMDMQKFAKEAERRLGDIRLEREGLGGKLRASVSGNQVVHSLSIDESLLAPVQKGALERALVDLLNGALSDAKAEGARAAMDLMKGLRGG; this is encoded by the coding sequence ATGTTTGAAAAAATGAAACAACTGATGGACATGCAAAAATTCGCCAAGGAGGCCGAGCGCCGGCTGGGGGACATCCGCCTGGAGCGCGAAGGCTTGGGCGGCAAACTGCGCGCGTCGGTGAGCGGCAACCAGGTGGTCCACTCGTTGTCCATCGACGAAAGCCTGCTGGCCCCGGTCCAAAAGGGCGCCCTGGAACGCGCCCTCGTGGATCTGCTCAACGGCGCGCTGTCCGACGCCAAGGCCGAGGGCGCCCGCGCGGCCATGGATTTGATGAAGGGGCTCCGTGGCGGATAG
- a CDS encoding cold-shock protein — translation MKGTVKWFNASKGYGFISPEGGAEDVFVHFSAIQGEGYKTLNDGQAVELEVTKGPKGLQAANVRPL, via the coding sequence ATGAAAGGCACAGTGAAATGGTTCAACGCGTCGAAGGGGTACGGCTTCATCAGTCCCGAAGGTGGCGCGGAGGACGTGTTTGTTCACTTCTCGGCCATTCAAGGCGAAGGCTACAAAACCTTGAACGATGGCCAAGCGGTGGAACTTGAGGTGACCAAGGGCCCCAAAGGCCTGCAGGCCGCCAACGTTCGGCCGCTGTAA
- a CDS encoding cold-shock protein: MKGTVKWFNASKGYGFISPEGGAEDVFVHFSAIQGEGYKSLNDGQAVELEVTKGPKGLQAANVRPL, from the coding sequence ATGAAAGGCACAGTGAAATGGTTCAACGCGTCGAAGGGCTATGGCTTCATCAGCCCCGAAGGCGGCGCGGAGGACGTGTTCGTTCACTTCTCGGCCATTCAAGGGGAAGGTTACAAGTCCCTGAATGATGGCCAAGCGGTGGAACTTGAGGTGACCAAAGGCCCCAAAGGCCTGCAGGCCGCCAACGTTCGGCCGCTGTAA
- the kdsA gene encoding 3-deoxy-8-phosphooctulonate synthase yields the protein MTHADIVSIGSARFANDRPLGLIAGPCVVETEELTLRIAQQLKSIAGRLRVPFVFKASYDKANRSSIGSFRGVGAEEGLAILGRIKKKLDVPILTDVHSAAEVPAAAAVADVLQIPAFLCRQTDLVMAAAKSGRVVNIKKGQFLSPWEAENILKKARAAGSEKTMLTERGFSFGYNNLVVDMRGLEVLRGLGAPVVFDATHSVQLPGGQGGSSGGQREFIYPLARAAVALGVAAIFMEVHPEPEKALSDGPNAVRLKHVPDLLRRLLALDRTVKRRGFTDNPFH from the coding sequence ATGACACACGCCGACATCGTCTCCATCGGTTCCGCGCGGTTTGCCAACGATCGCCCCCTGGGCTTGATCGCGGGCCCCTGCGTGGTGGAAACGGAGGAGTTGACGCTGCGCATCGCGCAACAGCTGAAGTCCATCGCCGGACGACTGCGCGTGCCCTTCGTTTTCAAGGCGTCCTACGACAAGGCCAACCGGTCGTCCATCGGCTCGTTCCGGGGCGTGGGCGCCGAGGAAGGCTTGGCCATCCTGGGGCGGATCAAAAAAAAGCTGGACGTGCCCATCTTGACCGACGTGCATTCCGCCGCCGAAGTGCCCGCGGCGGCCGCCGTGGCGGACGTGCTGCAGATCCCCGCGTTCCTCTGCCGCCAGACGGACCTGGTGATGGCCGCCGCCAAGTCCGGCCGCGTCGTCAACATTAAGAAAGGCCAATTCCTCTCGCCCTGGGAGGCGGAAAACATTTTGAAAAAAGCCCGGGCCGCCGGCTCCGAGAAAACGATGCTCACCGAGCGGGGGTTTTCTTTCGGCTACAACAATTTGGTGGTGGACATGCGTGGCCTGGAGGTGTTGCGGGGCCTGGGCGCGCCGGTGGTGTTTGACGCGACGCACTCGGTGCAGTTGCCGGGCGGCCAGGGCGGATCGTCGGGGGGGCAACGCGAATTCATTTATCCCCTGGCCCGCGCCGCCGTGGCCCTGGGCGTGGCCGCAATCTTCATGGAAGTCCACCCCGAACCCGAGAAGGCCCTCTCGGACGGACCCAACGCCGTGCGTCTCAAGCACGTGCCCGATTTGTTGAGGCGCCTGCTGGCTCTCGACCGGACGGTCAAACGCCGCGGCTTCACCGACAACCCGTTCCACTGA
- a CDS encoding KpsF/GutQ family sugar-phosphate isomerase: MAQKQVARWLRHARRTLAVEARAVAHQARHIDADFVRAAERLVSARGRVVVMGIGKSGLIGRKLAATLSSTGTPAFFVHPTEGAHGDVGMVRAGDTVLALSHSGETEELKRLLGPIKDRGAFLIAFTGRRQSPLGRAADLVVNTAVEREACPFNITPTASTTAALAMGDALALLAMAMRGFGRDDFARLHPAGALGKKLTLRVEDLMHRGAENPLVRDDRRVTDALAIMTRTRLGAASVVDARGRLVGVFTDGDLRRGLQKDPRLLARPLSQIMTRSPRTIGPRELAADVAPLFRKHGLDNFPVVDARRRPLGVLDEKDLLDEGLL; encoded by the coding sequence GTGGCTCAAAAACAAGTAGCGCGCTGGCTCCGTCACGCCCGGCGCACGCTGGCGGTCGAGGCCCGCGCGGTGGCCCACCAGGCCCGTCACATCGACGCGGATTTCGTCCGGGCGGCCGAACGGTTGGTGTCGGCCCGGGGCCGGGTGGTGGTGATGGGCATCGGGAAATCCGGCCTCATCGGGCGAAAGTTGGCGGCCACGCTCTCTTCGACGGGCACCCCGGCCTTCTTCGTCCACCCCACCGAGGGCGCCCACGGCGACGTCGGCATGGTGCGGGCGGGCGACACGGTGCTGGCCCTCTCCCATTCCGGTGAAACCGAAGAGTTGAAACGCCTCCTCGGGCCGATCAAAGACCGCGGGGCTTTTTTGATCGCCTTCACGGGACGGCGTCAGTCGCCCCTGGGACGCGCCGCCGACCTCGTGGTCAACACCGCCGTGGAGCGCGAGGCGTGCCCTTTCAACATCACGCCCACCGCGTCCACCACCGCGGCGCTGGCCATGGGCGACGCGCTGGCGTTGCTCGCCATGGCGATGCGCGGTTTCGGCCGCGACGATTTCGCGCGCCTCCATCCGGCGGGGGCGCTGGGGAAAAAATTGACCCTGCGCGTGGAGGATTTGATGCACCGGGGCGCCGAAAACCCCCTGGTGCGCGACGATCGGCGGGTCACCGACGCCCTCGCGATCATGACCCGCACGCGCCTGGGCGCCGCCTCGGTGGTGGACGCCCGCGGCCGGTTGGTCGGCGTGTTCACCGACGGGGACCTGCGCCGGGGGCTGCAAAAAGACCCCCGCCTGTTGGCCCGCCCTTTGTCGCAAATCATGACCCGGTCGCCCCGCACCATCGGCCCCCGGGAGCTGGCCGCCGACGTCGCGCCGCTTTTCCGCAAACACGGGTTGGACAATTTCCCCGTCGTGGACGCGCGGCGGCGTCCGCTCGGCGTCCTGGACGAAAAGGATCTGTTGGATGAAGGCCTCCTTTAA
- a CDS encoding HAD hydrolase family protein yields the protein MKASFKIPRPPAAVRARLKKIRLFAMDVDGVLTAGDIVVLNSGEEIKIWNVKDRIGLFALKKFSPRFKIAWITGRSSPQVAARAREIGVDALHQKCDHKGRALAAVCEKLGIALSESLFIGDDLVDLPAFRRAGVAVCPADAHAAVKAVCPWTTRSAGGRGAVREVIDAVLDAQGLTDALLGWFENPERRPNP from the coding sequence ATGAAGGCCTCCTTTAAAATCCCCCGTCCCCCGGCGGCGGTGCGGGCCCGGCTAAAAAAAATCCGGCTTTTCGCCATGGACGTCGACGGCGTTTTGACCGCCGGGGACATCGTGGTCCTCAACTCCGGGGAGGAAATCAAAATCTGGAACGTCAAGGACCGCATCGGGCTATTCGCCCTCAAGAAATTTTCGCCGCGCTTCAAAATCGCCTGGATCACCGGGCGTTCCTCCCCCCAGGTCGCGGCCCGGGCCCGGGAAATCGGCGTCGACGCGCTCCATCAGAAATGCGATCACAAAGGCCGCGCCCTGGCGGCGGTTTGCGAGAAGCTGGGGATCGCCCTCTCGGAATCGTTGTTCATCGGCGACGACCTGGTGGATTTGCCCGCTTTCCGCCGCGCGGGGGTGGCCGTGTGCCCGGCCGACGCCCACGCCGCGGTCAAGGCCGTTTGCCCCTGGACGACGCGATCGGCGGGCGGCCGCGGGGCCGTGCGGGAGGTCATCGACGCGGTTTTGGACGCGCAAGGGTTGACGGACGCCCTCTTGGGATGGTTTGAAAACCCCGAGCGGCGCCCGAACCCGTGA
- the lptC gene encoding LPS export ABC transporter periplasmic protein LptC: MFAALAAVATACGGAPTVPSDVPSPPDQVIREFRMDTYARGSLAWSLTAPEARVFDGPQRADLDRPEVRFFADEKPGSVVTAAHGEMNTRSRDMVAGGGVVIVSTEGARLETPWMRYDSQKDLLFSTAAVVITRGRSVVRGVGWSARPDFSEMEVRRQRGEIAPEDERFFRQRP, encoded by the coding sequence GTGTTCGCGGCCCTCGCCGCGGTCGCGACGGCCTGCGGCGGCGCGCCGACGGTTCCCTCCGACGTTCCGTCGCCGCCCGACCAGGTCATCCGGGAATTTCGCATGGACACCTACGCGCGCGGGTCTTTGGCGTGGAGCTTGACGGCCCCGGAGGCCCGGGTGTTCGACGGACCCCAGCGCGCCGACCTCGACCGGCCGGAGGTTCGCTTTTTCGCGGACGAAAAGCCCGGTTCGGTGGTGACGGCCGCCCACGGGGAAATGAACACCCGGTCCCGCGATATGGTCGCCGGCGGCGGGGTGGTGATTGTGTCCACCGAGGGGGCCCGCTTGGAGACCCCCTGGATGCGCTACGACAGTCAAAAGGACCTGTTGTTTTCCACGGCCGCGGTGGTCATCACGCGGGGGCGTTCGGTGGTGCGCGGCGTGGGTTGGTCGGCCCGGCCGGACTTTTCGGAGATGGAAGTGCGGCGGCAACGGGGCGAAATCGCCCCCGAAGACGAACGTTTCTTTCGGCAGCGGCCGTGA
- the lptB gene encoding LPS export ABC transporter ATP-binding protein, with translation MSLRAENLKKVFGHRTVVDGVTLEVNPGEIVGLLGPNGAGKTTSFYMMVGLVRPNGGRISIDERDVSALPMYQRARAGLGYLAQEPSIFRQMTVADNLNAILEHVPLAPEERSVKRARLLEDLGLTRLGDQMAYTLSGGEKRRTEIARALVTDPRYLLLDEPFVGIDPLAVADIQEVLSQLKKRGLGLLITDHNVRATLEIVDRAYIIYAGKILVHGGAQDLLNSPEARRVYLGEKFRL, from the coding sequence GTGTCCCTGCGCGCTGAAAACCTCAAAAAAGTGTTCGGCCACCGCACCGTGGTCGACGGGGTGACGTTGGAGGTCAACCCCGGCGAAATCGTCGGCCTCCTGGGGCCGAACGGGGCCGGGAAAACCACCAGTTTCTACATGATGGTGGGGCTCGTTCGACCGAACGGCGGCCGGATTTCCATCGATGAGCGCGATGTCTCCGCCTTGCCCATGTACCAGCGGGCCCGCGCCGGTCTGGGCTACCTCGCCCAGGAACCTTCCATTTTCCGTCAGATGACGGTGGCCGACAACCTCAACGCCATTTTGGAACACGTCCCCCTCGCCCCCGAGGAGCGGTCGGTCAAGCGCGCCCGCCTTTTGGAGGACCTGGGCCTGACCCGTCTGGGGGACCAAATGGCCTACACCCTGTCCGGGGGGGAAAAACGCCGGACCGAAATCGCCCGCGCCCTGGTGACGGACCCCCGGTATTTGCTCCTGGACGAGCCCTTCGTCGGCATCGACCCCTTGGCCGTGGCCGACATCCAAGAGGTCCTGTCCCAGCTCAAGAAGCGGGGTTTGGGCCTGCTGATCACCGACCACAACGTGCGGGCGACGCTGGAGATCGTGGACCGGGCGTACATCATCTACGCGGGAAAAATACTGGTCCACGGCGGCGCCCAGGATCTGTTGAACTCCCCCGAAGCCCGGCGGGTCTATTTGGGGGAAAAATTCCGTCTTTGA
- the raiA gene encoding ribosome-associated translation inhibitor RaiA — MQIHITARHIELTPALADYARKKFERIARHFEIVLRAQVILSVEKHRHSAEVVVHAQGHHDFRAREVAGDLYAAIDLAAEKLQNHLAREKDRRVRGRRGGKVKDRAAAVAMEPKEPTISRISRVTPRTLSIAQAARALDESELDFLLFLGPDDAPRIIYRRQDGTYGLLEPNL; from the coding sequence ATGCAAATACACATCACCGCCCGCCACATCGAGCTCACACCGGCCCTGGCCGATTACGCCCGGAAAAAATTTGAGCGCATCGCCCGCCATTTTGAAATCGTCCTGCGGGCCCAGGTCATTTTGTCCGTCGAGAAACACCGGCACAGCGCGGAGGTGGTGGTGCACGCCCAGGGGCACCACGACTTCCGAGCGCGCGAGGTGGCCGGCGACCTTTACGCGGCCATCGACTTGGCCGCCGAAAAGCTGCAGAACCATCTGGCCCGGGAAAAAGACCGCCGCGTCCGCGGGCGCCGGGGGGGGAAGGTGAAGGACCGCGCCGCCGCGGTGGCGATGGAGCCCAAGGAACCGACCATTTCCCGCATCAGCCGGGTGACGCCCCGGACGTTGTCCATCGCCCAAGCGGCGCGGGCTTTGGACGAATCCGAATTGGATTTTCTGTTGTTCCTCGGCCCTGACGACGCGCCGCGCATCATTTACCGACGGCAAGACGGAACCTACGGCCTTTTGGAACCCAACCTCTAG
- a CDS encoding PTS sugar transporter subunit IIA, whose product MKLASLLSNDVVVVDLIAQTKKGVLEELCGVLGKAGKLPDPAAMVRTLLEREALGSTGIGAGVAIPHGKAANLPAQAAALGISKRGIGFEALDGEPVHIVFLLVAPTDAAGDHLKALAKISRLLKDRFFRQSLRDAKSAEAALKIINDEDEF is encoded by the coding sequence ATGAAACTCGCTTCGCTCCTGTCCAACGATGTGGTGGTGGTGGACCTGATCGCCCAAACGAAAAAAGGGGTGTTGGAGGAACTTTGCGGCGTGTTGGGCAAAGCGGGCAAGTTGCCCGATCCCGCCGCCATGGTGCGGACCCTCCTGGAACGGGAGGCCCTCGGTTCCACCGGCATCGGGGCGGGGGTGGCCATCCCCCACGGCAAAGCGGCGAACCTCCCCGCGCAGGCCGCCGCGTTGGGGATTTCCAAGCGGGGCATCGGGTTCGAGGCCCTGGACGGCGAGCCCGTTCACATCGTTTTTCTGCTCGTGGCGCCAACGGACGCCGCGGGGGACCATCTCAAGGCCTTGGCGAAGATTTCCCGCCTGCTCAAAGACCGGTTTTTCCGCCAATCCCTGCGGGACGCCAAATCCGCCGAGGCCGCCCTCAAAATCATCAACGACGAGGACGAGTTCTAA
- the hprK gene encoding HPr(Ser) kinase/phosphatase produces the protein MSPAPSPEATAGRPAPLHVEEMWKSQAESLRLSLLAGQEGFRRTIRVADINRPGLTLAGFFDYYRGERVQVFGMGECAFLSTLSSAQRMEIFERILSVNELPCLILTHGREPVPELLEMCDRFQVPLFQSQWETARLIGEMTAYLEERLAPCTSVHGTLINVYGMGVLILGASGIGKSECALELLKRGQMLVADDRVEVRHKPGGILVGSGHQMVQHHMEVRGLGIIDVWKIFGVGAVLKRSLIELVVYLEMWDPKKEYDRMGLEEKTTTLLGVEVPEIRVPVQPGRNLGSLIEVAALNQRLKQQGIHSARELNDRLIQRMSGPSARG, from the coding sequence GTGAGCCCCGCCCCCTCCCCCGAAGCCACCGCCGGGCGCCCGGCCCCCCTCCACGTCGAGGAGATGTGGAAGAGCCAGGCCGAGTCCCTGCGCCTCTCCCTGTTGGCGGGCCAAGAAGGGTTCCGCCGGACGATCCGCGTGGCCGACATCAACCGCCCGGGCCTCACCCTCGCCGGGTTTTTCGATTATTACCGCGGCGAACGCGTGCAGGTGTTCGGCATGGGCGAATGCGCCTTTTTGTCCACCCTGTCGAGCGCCCAGCGCATGGAAATTTTCGAGCGCATCCTTTCCGTCAACGAATTGCCCTGCCTCATCTTGACCCACGGGCGGGAGCCCGTGCCGGAACTTTTGGAAATGTGCGACCGTTTCCAGGTGCCCCTGTTCCAGTCCCAATGGGAAACCGCGCGGCTCATCGGCGAAATGACGGCCTATCTGGAGGAGCGGCTGGCGCCTTGCACCTCCGTGCACGGAACGCTCATCAACGTGTACGGGATGGGGGTTCTGATTTTGGGGGCGTCCGGGATCGGCAAATCGGAGTGCGCCCTGGAGTTGCTGAAGCGCGGCCAAATGTTGGTGGCCGACGACCGCGTGGAGGTCCGCCACAAACCCGGCGGGATCCTGGTGGGGTCGGGGCACCAGATGGTCCAACACCACATGGAGGTCCGGGGCCTCGGCATCATCGACGTGTGGAAAATTTTCGGCGTCGGGGCCGTGCTCAAGCGGTCCCTCATCGAGTTGGTGGTTTACCTGGAGATGTGGGACCCCAAAAAGGAATACGACCGCATGGGTTTGGAGGAGAAAACCACGACGCTCCTGGGCGTCGAGGTGCCCGAGATTCGGGTGCCCGTCCAACCGGGCCGCAACCTGGGCTCCTTGATTGAGGTGGCCGCTTTGAATCAAAGACTCAAACAGCAGGGCATCCACTCCGCCCGCGAGTTGAACGACCGGCTCATTCAGCGCATGTCCGGTCCCTCGGCCCGGGGGTGA
- the rapZ gene encoding RNase adapter RapZ — MECVVVTGLSGAGRTSALRALEDMGYFAVDNLPLPLLPDLMRMYRGWGQRLTKVAVGVDVRTGLPARVYRRSLNALRREGIETRVLFLDADDTTLLRRYSETRRRHPLSGSVASGIRRERALLHDIQALADKTIDTSHLTPPEVKEVVLKTLGLRHPQGMAVVVQSFGYKHGVPLDADLVWDVRFLPNPNYVARLRPLTGQSPAVARFVMGNEATKKFIELLTPVLTYLLDRFSQEGKSYLTIAVGCTGGRHRSVAVSEALAALIRRGGRFDVRVHHRDAAR, encoded by the coding sequence ATGGAATGCGTGGTGGTCACCGGCCTCTCCGGGGCCGGCCGCACCTCCGCCCTCCGCGCCCTGGAGGACATGGGGTATTTCGCCGTCGACAATTTGCCCCTTCCCCTCTTGCCCGACTTGATGCGCATGTACCGCGGGTGGGGCCAGCGGTTGACCAAAGTCGCGGTGGGCGTGGACGTCCGGACGGGGCTGCCCGCCCGGGTTTACCGTCGGTCCCTCAACGCGCTCCGCCGGGAGGGGATCGAGACCCGGGTCCTTTTCCTCGACGCCGACGACACGACGCTCCTGCGGCGCTATTCCGAAACCCGTCGCCGGCACCCGCTGTCCGGCTCGGTGGCGAGCGGCATTCGGCGGGAGCGGGCCCTGTTGCACGACATCCAGGCCCTCGCGGACAAAACGATCGACACCTCGCACCTCACGCCGCCCGAGGTCAAAGAGGTCGTTCTCAAAACCCTCGGCTTGCGCCACCCCCAGGGCATGGCCGTGGTCGTGCAATCCTTCGGGTACAAGCACGGGGTGCCCCTCGACGCGGACCTCGTGTGGGACGTGCGCTTTTTGCCCAACCCCAATTACGTCGCCCGGCTGCGTCCGTTGACCGGGCAAAGCCCGGCGGTCGCGCGGTTCGTGATGGGCAACGAGGCCACGAAAAAATTTATCGAGTTGCTGACGCCCGTGCTGACGTATCTGCTGGACCGCTTTTCCCAGGAAGGGAAGAGCTATCTCACGATCGCCGTCGGTTGCACGGGCGGCCGCCACCGCAGCGTGGCCGTGTCCGAGGCGCTCGCGGCGCTCATCCGCCGGGGCGGCCGGTTCGACGTGCGGGTGCACCACCGGGACGCGGCGCGGTAA
- a CDS encoding PTS sugar transporter subunit IIA: MIGIVLVSHGGLGNELLSCAESVVGKQANVRVLGLGPSDSPDTFEGRVREALEAWSGPTGALVLSDMMGGTPCNVCLRLARDPKLHFELVTGMNLPMLITALANRHYMPLAQLAQKLVDDAARSAQRPLQKLRDHLPPA, encoded by the coding sequence ATGATCGGAATCGTTTTGGTCAGCCACGGGGGGTTGGGGAACGAGCTTTTGTCCTGCGCCGAATCGGTCGTGGGCAAGCAGGCCAACGTGCGCGTGTTGGGGTTGGGGCCTTCCGATTCCCCCGACACCTTCGAGGGCCGCGTGCGTGAAGCCCTGGAAGCCTGGAGCGGGCCGACCGGCGCTCTCGTCCTGTCGGACATGATGGGCGGCACCCCCTGCAACGTGTGTCTCCGCCTGGCCCGCGACCCGAAATTGCACTTTGAGCTCGTGACCGGCATGAACCTGCCCATGTTGATCACGGCCCTGGCCAACCGGCATTACATGCCGTTGGCCCAGTTGGCCCAAAAATTGGTGGACGACGCGGCGCGGAGCGCCCAACGGCCCTTGCAAAAATTGCGGGACCACCTGCCCCCGGCCTGA
- a CDS encoding PTS sugar transporter subunit IIB: MPLVLARIDDRLIHGQVVEGWLRVIQAQRIVVANDRAAADPLQGGLMRLAVPDEVALDVLPVDAATARLKENPWGNERVMVLFGSVADLARAVEAGAPLPQVNLGGVHDGPGRTQATPHLSLTVEEKRAVASLLRRGIAVDTRSLPTADNVPVRTLFPDMETA, encoded by the coding sequence ATGCCTTTGGTCCTCGCGCGCATCGATGATCGTTTGATCCACGGGCAGGTGGTGGAGGGGTGGCTGCGCGTCATCCAGGCGCAGCGCATCGTGGTGGCCAACGACCGCGCCGCGGCCGACCCGCTTCAGGGGGGGTTGATGCGCCTGGCGGTGCCCGACGAGGTGGCGTTGGATGTCCTCCCGGTGGACGCCGCCACGGCCCGCCTGAAAGAAAACCCCTGGGGGAACGAGCGCGTCATGGTTTTGTTCGGGTCGGTGGCGGATTTGGCGCGGGCCGTGGAGGCGGGCGCCCCCCTCCCCCAAGTCAATTTGGGCGGGGTGCACGACGGGCCGGGGCGGACCCAGGCCACGCCGCACCTCTCCTTGACGGTCGAAGAAAAACGGGCCGTGGCCTCCTTGTTGCGTCGCGGGATCGCGGTGGACACGCGGTCCCTGCCCACGGCGGACAACGTTCCCGTTCGCACGTTGTTCCCCGACATGGAAACGGCGTGA
- a CDS encoding PTS sugar transporter subunit IIC translates to MTGLLSALLYGVLSIDHFAVGPFLLSRPLVLGALLGTLWGRPAEGLALGLLGESLWVVVPPAGPSQWDTGLAVALACVWAFSPGVAVPGDSPRGAFLATAFLASVPFAVVARPVDIWLRRNTRVLADYARAGFNHGVSGPFWRGLVFSMVLWGFKSLVVFFVAETLGGALCGAVFPRLTGPLAEGLDQAWRLWPALGAATLWHLFFGRLGKNWKSWCPSRGPA, encoded by the coding sequence GTGACCGGACTTTTATCGGCCCTGTTGTACGGGGTGTTGTCCATCGACCATTTCGCGGTGGGGCCCTTTCTTCTTTCGCGGCCCTTGGTGTTGGGGGCCCTGTTGGGGACTCTCTGGGGCCGCCCCGCCGAGGGGTTGGCCCTCGGTCTTTTGGGGGAAAGCCTGTGGGTGGTGGTGCCGCCCGCGGGACCGTCCCAATGGGACACGGGGTTGGCCGTCGCCCTGGCGTGCGTGTGGGCTTTTTCCCCGGGCGTCGCCGTTCCGGGCGATTCCCCGCGGGGGGCTTTTCTGGCGACGGCGTTCTTGGCGAGCGTTCCCTTTGCCGTCGTCGCCCGACCGGTGGATATTTGGTTGCGGCGCAACACGCGGGTTTTGGCCGACTACGCCCGGGCGGGGTTCAATCACGGGGTGTCGGGCCCCTTTTGGCGGGGGTTGGTTTTTTCGATGGTGTTGTGGGGGTTCAAGAGCCTCGTCGTTTTTTTCGTGGCGGAGACTTTGGGCGGGGCGTTGTGCGGCGCGGTGTTCCCGCGTTTGACGGGTCCCCTCGCCGAGGGGCTGGACCAAGCCTGGCGTCTTTGGCCCGCGTTGGGCGCCGCGACGCTTTGGCATCTCTTTTTCGGACGGCTCGGTAAAAATTGGAAATCGTGGTGCCCTTCCCGGGGGCCCGCGTGA